The Pseudomonas sp. KU26590 genomic sequence CGGCCAGGTACTCGCGCTGGGTCAGCTCGGCAATGAGCTGCTGGTACGCCAGTTCCCGGGACTCGCGGACGCTGTACACCAGGATGATGCGCTCGAATTTTTCCCAGACCTCGAAGTCCTGCAAGATCGACAGGAACGGCGCTACGCCGGTGCCTGTGGAAAACATCCAGAGGTCGCGACCATCAGTGAAGCGATCAAGGGTCAGGTAACCCACCGCCTGTTTTTCCACCATCAGCGTGTCGCCCTGACGAAGCCGGCTCAGCTCGCTGGTAAATTCGCCGTCGGGCACCACGATGGAGAAAAATTCGAGAAATTCATCGAAGGGCGAGGACACCACCGAGTACGCCCGCCACACCGTCGTGCCGTCGGGTTTGGTCACGCCCAGACGTGCAAATTGTCCCGCCGTGAAGCGGAAACCGGGATCGCGGGTGGTGCGAAAGGTAAAGAGACTGGGAGTCAGCGGGGTAACGTCCAGCAGCGTTTGCCGGGTGAATTTTTCTGCACTGGCAGTCATGGGGCGC encodes the following:
- a CDS encoding ferredoxin--NADP reductase, whose product is MTASAEKFTRQTLLDVTPLTPSLFTFRTTRDPGFRFTAGQFARLGVTKPDGTTVWRAYSVVSSPFDEFLEFFSIVVPDGEFTSELSRLRQGDTLMVEKQAVGYLTLDRFTDGRDLWMFSTGTGVAPFLSILQDFEVWEKFERIILVYSVRESRELAYQQLIAELTQREYLAEYAHKFTFIATVTREPHPGALNGRITTLIENGELEKAAGVALTPEHSRVMICGNPQMIEDTRAVLKTRDMRLALTRKPGQIAVENYW